A window of Eubacterium sp. 1001713B170207_170306_E7 contains these coding sequences:
- the gyrA gene encoding DNA gyrase subunit A gives MDEIIEYDRIKEVNIEEEMKECYVDYAMSVIIGRALPDVRDGLKPVHRRILYAMSELGMTPDKPTRKSARIVGEVLGKYHPHGDTAVYDAMVRMAQDFSTRYMTIFGQGNFGSIDGDGAAAMRYTEAKMSKIALEMLRDINKDTVDFIPNFDESEMEPEVLPARVPHLLVNGSAGIAVGMATNIPPHNLGEVIDGTVAYIDNPEISIDELMTYIKGPDFPTGGTLLGKAGVKEAYRTGRGRIKVRSKVEMETTKKGRKQIVVTEIPYMVNKAKLVEKIAELVKEKRVEGIADLRDETDLKKGIRIVIELKRDANETIILNQLYKHTQLQDTFGVIMLALVGNEYDKKKLEPKVLNLKQVLHYYIEHQKEIITRRTIFDLKKAEARAHILEGLRIALDNIDEVIALIRAAKDGKEAKIQLMERFALTEIQAQAILDMRLQRLTGLEREKIEEEYAELQKMIAEYKAILADEQLVLNIIKEELTEIKEKYGDERRTSFDIDVEDFDVEDLIEEEEVVITMTHIGYVKRISADTYRSQKRGGKGITALSTRENDFVEHLFTTTTHHFLLFFSNKGKVYRLKAFEVPEGGRTARGTAIVNILQLDPDEKITTMIPVKEFTADKCLIMATKQGIIKKTDLTEYDSSRKNGIIGINLREGDELINVRLVEENEDIVMGTQKGYAIRFTSKEVRPLKRTSIGVRGIELRDDDVVVGMDIVSDDLFVLCVSDNGYGKLTSGDQYRSQKRGGKGVQTYKVTKKTGELVGFCVISRDGEIMMINNQGVVIKLEGNDISMVGRNTQGVRLMKLQAGEQIATISKVYKEDPEEENEDGQVSILDEK, from the coding sequence ATGGATGAAATTATCGAATATGACCGAATAAAAGAAGTAAATATTGAAGAAGAGATGAAGGAGTGCTATGTGGATTATGCCATGAGCGTTATCATCGGGCGTGCGCTTCCCGATGTGCGTGACGGCTTAAAGCCTGTCCACAGACGTATCCTTTACGCCATGAGCGAGCTTGGCATGACGCCGGACAAGCCGACCCGTAAATCGGCCCGTATTGTCGGGGAAGTTCTGGGGAAATATCACCCGCACGGGGATACCGCGGTTTATGACGCCATGGTGCGTATGGCCCAGGATTTCTCAACCCGCTACATGACCATCTTCGGGCAGGGAAACTTTGGCTCCATCGACGGCGACGGCGCTGCCGCCATGCGTTACACAGAAGCCAAGATGTCCAAAATCGCGCTGGAAATGCTGCGCGACATCAACAAGGACACGGTTGACTTTATCCCGAACTTTGATGAATCCGAAATGGAACCGGAAGTCCTTCCGGCCCGTGTCCCCCACCTGCTGGTCAACGGCTCTGCCGGGATCGCGGTCGGGATGGCGACGAATATTCCGCCACATAATCTGGGCGAGGTCATTGACGGCACCGTGGCCTACATCGACAACCCGGAAATTTCCATCGACGAGCTGATGACCTATATCAAGGGACCGGACTTCCCGACAGGGGGGACTCTGCTCGGAAAAGCCGGCGTCAAGGAAGCCTACCGTACCGGACGCGGCCGCATCAAGGTGCGTTCAAAGGTTGAGATGGAAACCACTAAAAAAGGCCGTAAACAGATCGTTGTCACCGAGATCCCTTACATGGTCAACAAAGCCAAGCTGGTGGAAAAAATCGCCGAACTGGTCAAGGAAAAGCGCGTGGAAGGCATTGCGGACCTGCGCGACGAAACCGACCTTAAAAAAGGGATTCGCATCGTCATCGAGCTCAAGCGCGACGCCAATGAGACCATTATCCTGAACCAGCTGTACAAACACACACAGCTCCAGGATACCTTTGGGGTTATCATGCTGGCGCTGGTGGGCAATGAGTACGATAAGAAAAAGCTTGAACCAAAGGTTCTGAACCTGAAACAGGTGCTGCACTACTACATCGAGCACCAGAAGGAAATCATCACCAGAAGAACCATCTTTGATCTTAAGAAGGCAGAAGCCCGGGCCCATATTCTGGAAGGTCTGCGCATCGCCCTTGACAACATCGACGAAGTCATCGCGCTGATCCGCGCGGCCAAGGATGGCAAGGAAGCTAAAATCCAGCTGATGGAACGCTTTGCCCTGACCGAGATCCAGGCACAGGCCATTCTGGACATGCGTCTCCAGCGCCTGACCGGTCTGGAACGCGAAAAGATCGAGGAAGAATATGCTGAGCTGCAGAAAATGATCGCTGAGTACAAGGCGATTCTGGCGGATGAGCAGCTGGTGCTCAACATCATCAAGGAAGAGCTGACAGAGATCAAGGAAAAATACGGCGATGAACGAAGAACCTCCTTTGACATCGACGTGGAAGACTTTGACGTGGAGGACCTCATCGAGGAAGAGGAAGTGGTGATCACCATGACCCACATCGGCTATGTCAAACGGATTTCAGCAGATACCTACCGCTCACAGAAGCGCGGCGGCAAGGGGATCACAGCCCTGTCCACCCGTGAAAATGACTTTGTGGAGCACCTCTTCACCACCACCACCCACCACTTCCTGCTGTTCTTCAGCAATAAGGGCAAGGTGTACCGCCTGAAGGCCTTTGAGGTGCCGGAGGGCGGCCGTACCGCAAGAGGGACGGCCATCGTCAACATTCTTCAGCTGGATCCGGATGAAAAGATCACGACCATGATTCCGGTCAAGGAATTTACAGCGGACAAATGCCTGATCATGGCGACCAAGCAGGGGATCATTAAAAAGACTGATCTCACCGAGTACGATTCCTCCAGAAAGAACGGCATCATCGGCATTAACCTGCGTGAAGGCGATGAGCTCATCAATGTCCGCCTGGTGGAAGAGAACGAGGATATTGTCATGGGGACTCAGAAGGGCTACGCCATCCGGTTTACTTCCAAGGAAGTGCGCCCGCTAAAACGTACCTCCATCGGGGTGCGCGGCATCGAGCTGCGTGACGACGACGTGGTTGTGGGCATGGACATTGTATCGGATGACCTGTTTGTGCTCTGCGTATCCGACAACGGCTACGGCAAGCTGACCTCCGGCGACCAGTACCGCTCGCAGAAACGCGGCGGCAAGGGCGTCCAGACCTATAAGGTCACCAAGAAAACCGGCGAGCTGGTCGGCTTCTGTGTCATCAGCCGGGACGGCGAGATCATGATGATCAACAACCAGGGCGTGGTTATTAAGCTGGAAGGCAACGACATCTCCATGGTTGGCCGTAACACCCAGGGCGTCCGCCTGATGAAGCTTCAGGCCGGCGAACAGATCGCGACCATATCCAAGGTTTATAAAGAGGACCCGGAAGAGGAAAACGAGGACGGCCAGGTTTCCATTCTGGACGAAAAATAA
- the gyrB gene encoding DNA topoisomerase (ATP-hydrolyzing) subunit B, with protein sequence MSDNLKNEQNGYTADQIQVLEGLEAVQKRPGMYIGSTGKQGLHHLVYEVVDNSIDEALAGYCKNIVATIDKNNGITVVDDGRGIPTDMNHKMKKTGVELALTVLHAGGKFGGGGYKVSGGLHGVGVSVVNALSSELTVEVKQNKKIFHQTFSKGKKTSELEVTGNTNRTGTTIHFQPDPDIFDELVYDFDVLEHRLRELAFLNKGVSITLIDEREAEKRKETYCYEGGIRSYIEYMNKNKDPLYEQIAYYEKEMDDYSLEIAFQYTAGYSENIYSYANNIYTPEGGSHLNGFKSALTRTINTYARKNNYIKGNDKNLTGEDVREGLTAIISIKLLDPQFEGQTKTKLGNPEVKGIVETIVGDELSAFLEENPTIAKTVIEKTLSASRAREAAKKARELTRRKSALDTTALPGKLADCREKDPAMSEIFIVEGDSAGGSAKSGRDSRIQAILPLRGKILNVEKSRLDRILTADTLKSMITAFGTGVGEDFNVEKARYHKIIIMTDADVDGAHIRTLLLTFFYRYMRGLIEQGYVYIAQPPLFKVARGQHVEYIYNEKALDKMFEDKERSKYTIQRYKGLGEMDAHQLWETTMDPSVRILNRVNIDDAAYADEVFTILMGDKVQPRKEFIERNAAKVKNLDI encoded by the coding sequence ATGTCAGACAATTTGAAAAATGAACAAAACGGCTATACTGCCGACCAGATACAGGTGCTGGAGGGCCTTGAGGCTGTCCAGAAAAGACCTGGGATGTATATCGGGAGCACGGGAAAGCAGGGGCTCCACCACCTTGTCTACGAAGTCGTGGACAACTCCATCGACGAGGCCCTGGCGGGCTACTGTAAAAATATCGTGGCCACCATTGATAAAAATAACGGTATCACCGTTGTGGATGACGGACGCGGTATTCCCACAGATATGAACCACAAAATGAAAAAGACCGGGGTTGAGCTGGCCCTGACGGTTCTTCACGCCGGCGGTAAATTCGGCGGAGGAGGATACAAGGTATCCGGCGGTCTCCACGGCGTTGGGGTTTCCGTTGTCAACGCGCTCTCCTCTGAGCTGACCGTTGAGGTTAAGCAGAACAAGAAGATTTTCCACCAGACCTTTTCCAAGGGAAAGAAAACCTCTGAGCTTGAAGTGACCGGCAACACCAACCGCACAGGCACCACCATCCATTTCCAGCCCGATCCGGATATTTTTGACGAGCTGGTATATGATTTCGACGTGCTGGAGCACCGCCTCAGAGAGCTGGCCTTTTTGAATAAAGGCGTCTCCATTACGCTGATTGACGAGCGTGAAGCTGAAAAGCGCAAGGAAACCTATTGCTACGAAGGCGGTATCCGTTCTTATATCGAGTACATGAACAAGAACAAGGATCCGCTCTATGAACAGATCGCGTATTATGAAAAGGAAATGGATGATTACAGCCTTGAGATTGCCTTCCAGTACACGGCAGGCTATTCTGAAAACATCTATTCCTACGCCAACAATATCTATACCCCAGAGGGCGGAAGCCATTTGAACGGCTTTAAGAGCGCCCTGACCCGCACCATCAACACCTATGCCAGAAAGAATAACTACATCAAAGGCAATGACAAAAACCTGACTGGTGAGGATGTACGTGAAGGTCTGACGGCCATCATCAGCATCAAGCTGCTGGACCCGCAGTTTGAGGGACAGACAAAAACCAAGCTTGGTAACCCCGAGGTCAAGGGGATTGTTGAAACCATTGTCGGTGATGAGCTCTCCGCTTTCCTGGAGGAAAATCCCACCATTGCCAAAACCGTTATCGAAAAAACCCTGAGCGCGTCCAGAGCCCGTGAAGCGGCCAAAAAAGCCCGTGAGCTCACCAGACGTAAAAGCGCTCTGGACACCACAGCCCTGCCGGGCAAGCTGGCGGACTGCCGTGAAAAGGATCCGGCCATGTCCGAGATCTTTATCGTGGAAGGGGACTCCGCGGGCGGCTCGGCCAAATCCGGCCGTGACTCCAGAATCCAGGCGATTCTGCCGCTGCGGGGTAAGATCCTGAACGTTGAGAAATCCCGTCTCGACCGTATTCTCACCGCAGATACGCTGAAATCCATGATCACAGCCTTTGGTACCGGCGTCGGTGAAGACTTTAACGTTGAGAAGGCCCGTTACCACAAGATCATTATCATGACCGATGCCGACGTCGACGGCGCGCACATCCGTACACTGCTTTTAACCTTCTTCTACCGCTACATGCGCGGCCTGATCGAGCAGGGCTATGTGTATATTGCCCAGCCGCCGCTCTTTAAGGTCGCCAGAGGACAGCATGTCGAGTATATCTACAACGAAAAGGCCCTCGACAAAATGTTTGAGGACAAGGAACGCAGCAAGTACACCATCCAGCGTTACAAAGGTCTTGGGGAAATGGATGCCCACCAGCTTTGGGAAACCACCATGGACCCCTCTGTCCGTATCCTGAACCGCGTCAATATCGACGACGCGGCCTATGCCGACGAGGTGTTCACCATCCTCATGGGCGACAAGGTACAGCCGAGAAAAGAATTTATTGAACGCAACGCGGCTAAAGTTAAAAATCTGGATATCTGA
- the recF gene encoding DNA replication/repair protein RecF yields the protein MILTRLHLVHYRNYKDETFAFSPGINVICGQNAQGKTNLVESIHLLSRGYSHKTGTLMDMVDFDEAGFFVQADIVKEDISHTLSIKMQDKKKTILLNGKKETRRDAVLGVLTTILFEPDDLKIVKEGPEKRRRFMNNEISGFKPNYLYVLKNYAKIHNQRNALLKEIKYDSTLALTLDSWDEQLVKYGAALMRYRIDYLRRLNIKARELHRELSGGREELVLFYQNNVLENPQEFSDLERIFREKLRASRQEDIARGSTTYGPHVDDILIHLNNKDAKKYGSQGQQRTAAISLKLSQIEIYRESTGDYPVVLLDDILSELDDRRQRNILSILGKTQAFITCTDSSFIENYTELHSKMIKIENGKQLEADHC from the coding sequence ATGATTCTCACCAGGCTGCACCTCGTCCATTACCGGAATTACAAGGATGAAACCTTTGCGTTTTCGCCGGGCATCAATGTCATCTGCGGCCAGAATGCTCAGGGAAAAACCAATTTGGTCGAGAGCATCCACCTGCTCTCCAGGGGCTATTCGCACAAGACGGGAACGCTCATGGATATGGTGGACTTTGACGAAGCCGGTTTTTTTGTCCAGGCGGATATTGTCAAAGAGGATATTTCCCATACCCTGTCCATCAAGATGCAGGATAAAAAAAAGACCATTCTTTTAAATGGTAAGAAGGAAACCCGGCGCGACGCAGTGCTGGGCGTTCTGACCACCATTTTATTTGAGCCCGACGACCTGAAGATCGTCAAGGAAGGGCCGGAAAAAAGAAGGCGTTTTATGAACAATGAGATCAGCGGCTTTAAGCCCAACTATCTCTATGTTTTAAAGAATTACGCCAAGATACACAATCAGCGCAATGCCCTGCTCAAGGAAATAAAGTACGACAGTACCCTGGCCCTTACCCTGGATTCCTGGGATGAGCAGCTGGTCAAATACGGCGCGGCACTCATGCGCTACCGCATTGATTACCTCAGACGGCTGAATATAAAGGCCCGTGAGCTTCACCGTGAGCTCAGCGGCGGCCGTGAGGAGCTGGTGCTTTTCTATCAGAATAATGTTCTTGAAAATCCTCAGGAGTTTTCGGACCTTGAACGGATTTTCAGAGAAAAGCTGAGGGCCTCCAGACAGGAGGACATTGCCCGCGGGTCCACCACCTACGGACCCCATGTGGACGATATTCTGATTCACTTAAACAATAAGGATGCAAAAAAATACGGCTCACAGGGACAGCAGCGGACAGCTGCTATTTCTTTGAAGCTTTCTCAGATTGAAATTTACAGGGAAAGCACCGGGGATTACCCTGTGGTGCTCCTTGATGATATTTTGTCCGAGCTGGATGACAGACGCCAGCGCAATATCCTTTCCATTTTGGGAAAGACCCAGGCGTTTATCACCTGTACGGACAGCAGTTTTATTGAAAATTACACCGAACTTCATTCAAAGATGATTAAAATAGAGAATGGAAAACAATTAGAAGCTGATCACTGTTAG
- the yaaA gene encoding S4 domain-containing protein YaaA translates to MEIIEINTEFIKLDQLLKFAGLVGNGSDAKMVIQDEMVRVNGEICTMRGKKLRPGDVVEVEDAGSFEVAAAQ, encoded by the coding sequence ATGGAAATTATCGAAATTAACACGGAGTTCATAAAGCTGGATCAGCTTCTTAAGTTTGCCGGACTGGTTGGTAATGGCAGCGACGCAAAAATGGTGATTCAGGATGAAATGGTGCGTGTGAACGGAGAAATCTGTACCATGCGCGGAAAAAAGCTCCGTCCCGGAGATGTGGTTGAGGTTGAGGACGCCGGAAGCTTTGAGGTTGCCGCCGCCCAATGA
- the dnaN gene encoding DNA polymerase III subunit beta produces the protein MKFSCSRDALINALSIAQKGVSNKTTLPVLEGILFQVYNNQLVLTSTDLEIGVQTSLPANVDMDGEIILSSNLITEVIRKLSGEEVFFQKDDSNQVKIECLLSNFTIKGFPTDEFPEFPEVIEEHSFVIEAGVLKEMIRGTIFSVAVSENIPVLTGLKMEIENDAISLIALDGYRLSLKRGKLKEPIDGSISVIIPGKSMNELNKLLSGYNENVIVKFSKTQIFFEMGNTQFTSRLLEGEFINYKHIIPTEKATQVKVSRKLLLESSERAALLAREGKNNLIKMDFNIDQLILTSNAEIGDVFEVIPIENQGDPIKIAFNSKFFIDALKVIDRDEMSIELTTSVGPAVIVPAGGSDEFIYLILPVRIAEEA, from the coding sequence ATGAAATTCAGCTGCTCACGCGACGCGCTTATCAATGCTTTATCCATTGCCCAGAAGGGGGTATCCAACAAAACGACCCTGCCTGTGCTTGAGGGAATCTTGTTTCAGGTATACAATAATCAACTGGTTTTAACTTCCACCGATTTGGAAATCGGCGTTCAAACCAGCCTTCCAGCCAACGTGGACATGGATGGTGAGATTATTTTATCATCCAATTTGATCACCGAAGTGATCCGTAAATTATCGGGAGAAGAGGTTTTTTTCCAAAAAGACGACTCAAACCAGGTGAAAATTGAGTGCCTTCTGTCAAACTTTACCATTAAAGGCTTCCCCACCGATGAGTTCCCGGAATTTCCGGAAGTCATTGAGGAGCACAGCTTTGTCATTGAGGCGGGGGTTTTAAAGGAAATGATCCGCGGCACCATCTTCTCGGTGGCTGTCAGCGAAAACATTCCTGTGCTCACCGGTCTTAAAATGGAAATCGAAAATGATGCCATCAGCCTGATCGCGCTGGACGGCTACCGCCTTTCTTTAAAAAGGGGTAAGCTCAAGGAGCCCATCGACGGCAGCATTTCTGTGATTATTCCCGGAAAGAGCATGAACGAGCTCAACAAGCTGCTATCCGGCTACAATGAAAATGTCATCGTGAAGTTCTCAAAAACACAGATCTTCTTTGAAATGGGCAATACCCAGTTTACCTCCCGCCTGCTCGAGGGCGAGTTCATCAATTACAAGCACATTATCCCGACCGAAAAGGCCACTCAGGTCAAGGTTTCCAGAAAGCTTCTTTTAGAGAGCAGCGAGCGCGCCGCGCTTCTGGCGAGAGAGGGGAAAAACAACCTGATCAAAATGGACTTTAACATTGACCAGCTGATCCTGACCTCCAACGCGGAAATCGGGGATGTCTTTGAGGTCATTCCCATTGAAAACCAGGGCGACCCCATCAAGATCGCCTTTAACTCCAAATTTTTTATCGACGCGCTGAAGGTTATTGACCGGGATGAGATGAGTATTGAGCTGACCACCTCTGTGGGACCGGCTGTGATCGTGCCGGCTGGCGGTTCAGATGAATTTATTTACCTGATCCTGCCAGTCCGAATCGCTGAGGAAGCATGA
- the dnaA gene encoding chromosomal replication initiator protein DnaA, with product MDDSIVKIWEKALSLIKEEMSELSYNTWFTNTKPLKIISGTFYLISDNDFERGMLETRYKALITNALTQVMEQECKVQIVLSEKEVPDIAEQSAPMPKPEGGLKPASNGGSMNPKYTFEKFVIGENNRFAHAACVAVSEAPSERYNPLFIYGGVGLGKTHLMQAIGNYILSYAPTKKVVYVSCEKFTNEFIDAIQNQNNIDFRNKYRNVDILLIDDIQFLAGKDGTQEEFFHTFNALHEENKQIVISSDRPPKEIPKLEERLRSRFEMGLITDISAPNFETRIAILRKKAESYKEEIPNDVLSFIADSIHSNIRELEGALTTVVAYSKLHGEPICLETAKDALKDIFKAKENIVINSTYIKEMTAKYFNVTIEDIDSKKRTKAISLPRQVAMYLTRDLTDLSLPKIGEEFGGRDHSTVIHACQKINEEMEANTDFKNLIIRIQKEITGN from the coding sequence GTGGATGATTCAATTGTAAAAATCTGGGAGAAAGCCCTGAGCCTTATTAAGGAAGAGATGTCTGAGCTCAGTTACAATACCTGGTTTACAAATACGAAGCCGCTTAAAATAATCAGCGGCACTTTTTACCTTATTTCGGACAATGATTTTGAGCGCGGTATGCTTGAAACCCGCTACAAAGCCCTGATCACCAACGCCCTGACCCAGGTGATGGAACAGGAATGCAAGGTTCAGATCGTTTTATCCGAAAAGGAAGTACCGGATATTGCCGAACAGAGCGCTCCCATGCCTAAACCGGAGGGAGGCTTAAAGCCTGCCAGCAACGGCGGCAGCATGAATCCCAAGTATACCTTTGAAAAATTTGTCATCGGTGAAAACAACCGCTTTGCCCATGCGGCCTGCGTGGCCGTATCCGAGGCGCCGTCCGAGCGGTACAATCCTCTGTTTATCTACGGGGGCGTCGGTCTTGGGAAAACCCATCTGATGCAGGCCATCGGCAATTATATTTTATCCTATGCGCCCACCAAGAAGGTGGTCTATGTGTCCTGCGAAAAATTCACCAATGAATTCATCGACGCCATCCAGAACCAGAACAACATCGACTTCAGAAATAAATACCGCAACGTGGATATCCTGCTCATCGACGACATCCAGTTTCTGGCCGGCAAAGACGGAACACAGGAAGAATTTTTCCATACCTTCAACGCCCTGCACGAGGAAAACAAGCAGATCGTCATCAGCTCAGACCGTCCGCCCAAGGAAATTCCAAAGCTCGAGGAACGCCTGCGCTCACGCTTTGAGATGGGGCTTATCACTGATATCTCTGCCCCGAACTTTGAAACGCGAATTGCCATCCTGCGTAAAAAAGCCGAATCCTACAAGGAAGAGATCCCGAACGATGTGCTCAGCTTCATCGCGGACAGCATCCATTCCAATATCCGAGAGCTCGAGGGGGCTTTAACCACAGTGGTCGCCTACTCAAAGCTCCACGGCGAGCCCATCTGTCTGGAAACAGCCAAGGATGCCCTGAAGGATATTTTCAAGGCCAAGGAAAACATCGTCATCAACAGTACCTATATTAAGGAAATGACCGCTAAATATTTCAACGTCACCATTGAAGACATTGACTCCAAAAAAAGAACCAAGGCCATTTCACTGCCCCGGCAGGTCGCCATGTACCTGACCCGCGATTTAACCGACCTCTCTCTCCCCAAAATCGGCGAGGAGTTCGGCGGACGCGACCACTCCACAGTCATTCACGCCTGCCAGAAGATCAACGAGGAGATGGAAGCCAACACAGATTTTAAAAATCTGATCATCCGGATACAGAAAGAGATTACAGGAAACTGA
- the rpmH gene encoding 50S ribosomal protein L34: MKRTFQPKVRQRKKEHGFRKRMSTTSGRVILKKRRSKGRAKLSA, from the coding sequence ATGAAAAGAACATTTCAACCAAAAGTAAGACAGCGTAAAAAAGAACATGGTTTCAGAAAAAGAATGTCTACCACAAGTGGTCGTGTCATTTTAAAGAAAAGAAGATCTAAAGGTAGAGCAAAATTATCTGCATAG
- the rnpA gene encoding ribonuclease P protein component — MAKICTLKKQKDFKLVYQKGKVFGNRNLVMHYLKNGKDTNRLGIIVSKKVSNRAVVRNRIRRQLKEAYRLNENQFALGYDLVLIAKASCKDEKYPVIEKSLKHLFYKKNLMRQDHD, encoded by the coding sequence TTGGCAAAAATTTGTACATTAAAAAAGCAGAAAGACTTTAAGCTTGTGTACCAAAAAGGGAAGGTCTTTGGCAATCGTAATCTTGTGATGCATTATTTAAAAAATGGGAAAGATACCAATCGTCTGGGTATCATAGTGAGCAAAAAAGTTTCCAACCGCGCGGTTGTGCGCAACCGTATCCGGAGACAGCTCAAGGAAGCCTACAGGCTTAATGAAAATCAGTTTGCACTGGGATATGATTTAGTATTAATTGCCAAAGCCAGCTGTAAAGATGAAAAATATCCGGTTATCGAAAAATCTTTAAAGCATTTATTTTATAAGAAAAATCTTATGAGGCAGGATCATGATTAA